Within Sorghum bicolor cultivar BTx623 chromosome 2, Sorghum_bicolor_NCBIv3, whole genome shotgun sequence, the genomic segment GCATAATCATCATATGTACCATTACACTTAACATCCCACAAATATTCCTGCATATAAGAATATAGAATTGTCAAATACCATACACTTGCAGCAATCACTATTAATATGTGAGGTAAGGGAATTACATTGAAGCCAGTGTGAATCAAAGTTGGAAGAATATTGTTACAGCCTGCTGCGATTTTCATTGCTTTATACATTGCCAACGTCTCGTACCTTAGCCACTAAAAAACAAAGTAGTTATATAATGTGATGCATGAGATTATATCAACAAGAGTAAAATCCTCTGTAGGTCCTTGAACTTGTCCCAAAATCTCATCTAGGTCCATGTACTTAGGAAACCAGGTTTACAGGTCCTTTAACTCGCTAAATGTATCATTTACGTCAAAAACCGGATTTGCAAGCCTGTTTTGTCCAGCCTGCACTGCCACGTTGGCCTAGTTCACCCGATATGACCAAAGCGAACTCAAGCAGATGCAAAAAGGCCCCCATTGGGTGCTCCGTTTAATTTGGTGGGCCTGCTTCAGTACAGCCGCGGTCTCCGTTCTGGGCGGCGACGGACTCTATGAGTCACGGTCTCGTGGCACAGAGCGCCGCACGGGAGGAGAACGGCGACGCGCGGGAGGGAGAAGGCCGACGCGCAGACGTAGGCACTGCAGGCCGGAGCCAGTGAATACCACGACCCCCGCAGGGGGCTACATTCGCCGCCGTAGGAGCAATGCGCGCCAGGTTTCGCCTTGACGGTGAGCCGCCTCCGGAATACTATGAGTTTGTCGGAACCCTAATTGCCCAATTCGGTGGTTAATAGGTTTcgttctcaatgtcttggtcTAGGGTTAGTTTCATGTAGTTGGATTGTTTGGTAAATCAGTGATTGTTAGGTTTTTTGATGGAATTGGAATTTGGTGGTTGGCTTCAAATCTCTTGGAGACTGAAGGAGTGTGTAATGTAGGTCCCGGTTCGAACAGATTCTCTCTAGAAGTCCATCATGGGGGGTCTGCGGTCAGGGTCTGAACAAAAGCTGTGTAGATGGTAAAGTCACTTGGGAGGATGACATAGAAGCTGAATTCTGGTGCTATTGTTGGATAGAAGACCTCATATTGAAGCTTGATTATGGCCGATTGGGATACTTAAGGTGCATTGGCTTTTGCCAGGCAAAAACTTATGTGATGGACTTAGAATCATTGAATCTGACGAAGACACCTTAGTCATGAAACAAGTTGTTGGTAGGGTGAACAATTTCGTATTGTATATTGATCACTACAGCCAGATAAGTGATTCTATCAGTTGGGATGATGTTGTACTGAATCCACTTGCTGAGTTACCCAAGGTTGTGAGCCCTGTTAAGTTGTCTGAGTTTTACAGCAACTTGCCGAAGAAGGAACTAGATCAGGGAGCCACTTCTCCTTGTAATGCTGACAGCACGTCTGTGGACACAGAAGACTCAGAGTATGCTGACAGTGATTACGACTTTAAAGATGGTGATGATGACTTATTTGTGGACAATGTAGATGAAGAGGTGGTAGATGTGGGTTCAGCAAAGGGGAAGAAGGCAAAGAAGGGCAAGCCACCAGCTGGTACATCACATGGAGAATCCTCTAGTCCCCAACATGAGGACTCTAGTGGATTAGATGGTGACCTTAATTTGCCTGATGACTCAGATGGTGAAGGCCAAGTGAAGCTGAAGTTCAAGTCATTCAACCCTGATGATCTAGTCAATCCAACCTTTAAGGTAGGCATGGTATTCTCTACTGTGGAGGTCCTGAGAAAAAACATCAGGGAGTATAGCCTCAAGCACAGATTTGACATTAGGATGCCCAGGAATGACAGGACGAGGGTTGGGGCTCATTGTGCTGCTGGATGCCCCTGGACATTGTATGCTTCAAATGACAGCAGAACTAAGGCATTCATGGTGAGAACTTACGTGGGAGAGCACAATTGCATGAAGGAATGGATTCTCAAGAGCTACACAGCCAAGTGGCCATCAGAGAAGTACACTGAGACCTTCATAGCTGATAGCAAGATGACACTTGGCAATTTTGCAAGGATTGTGCAGAAGGACTGGAACCTGACACCCTCCAGGAGCAAGTTAGCTAGGGCAAAGAGACTGACTATGGATAGGATATATGGTGATGAGCTTGAGCAGTTCAACTTTTTGTGGGATTTTGGCAATGAATTAAGAAGGTCAAACCCAGGGAGCACTTTCTATGTTGGTCCCAATGATGGTCATTTCAGTCACATGTATTTCTCACTTGATGCATGCAAGAGGGGGTTCCTAGCTGGCTGCAGCAGGCATGTCATTTGCTAGGATGGATGTCACATTAAGACCAAGTTTGGAGGGTGTCTGCTGACTGCAGTTGGTGTAGACCCAAACAATTGCATATTTCCTGTAGCAATGGCCTATGTGGAGGTGGAGTCAAAGAGTACACAGAAATGGTTCATTGAGACTTTGAAGCAAGACCTTGGGATTGAAAATACTTATCCATGGAATATAATGACTGATAAGCAAAAGGTTGTATACTACTAAAACATTAGCAATTTTTTACACTTTCTGGATTGCAGACTAACTGTTTCGATGCTTCTGCAGGGGCTTATACCTGCTGTCCAAGATATTTTTCCAGAGTCAGAACACAGGTTCTGTGTCAGACACTTGTAATCCAACTTTCAAGGCCACTTCAAAGGTGAGTACCTAAAAAACCAACTCTGGGCTTGTGCTAGGTCCACAACTGTGGTAGATTGGAATAGGAACATGGAGAAAATGAGGACATTAGATGCAGATGCACATAGATGGTTAGAACAGATGGCGCCCAACACTTGGGTTAGAGTTTTTTTCCGTGAGTTTCCTAAGTGTGATTTGTTGCTCAACAATTCATGTGAGGTATTCAACAAGTACATACTGGATGCAAGAGAAATGCCCATCCTCAGCATGATTATGAAGATCAAAGACCAACTAATGGGCAGGGTGTACAACAAGCAGAAGGATGTTCATGAGAAGTGGCCAGGTCCTATATGTCCCAAGATTAGGAAGAAAATGCTGAAAAACTCCGAGTGGGCCAACACTTGTTATGCTTCTCCTGCTGGCATAGGTGTTTTCGAAGTGAAGGACAGAGACTACCAGTTCACAGTTAACATCAATGACAAGCATCGTGACTGCAGGAGGTGGAACTTGACTGGCATTCCGTGTAGCCATGCCATCTCCTGCCCGAACATGAAAGGATCCCTGCTGAAAGATGTCATACCTCCATGCTACACTACTGAAACTTATAAGGCTGTCTATGGATTCAATGTGATGCCATGTTCTGACAAAACTTGTTGGATGAAGATGAATGGTCCTAATATCCAGCCTTCTATATATGAGAAGCACATAGGAAGGCCATCAAAATATAGGAGGAAGCAACCCCATGAGATTCAGGGAAAAAATGAACCTTCAATGTCTAGACATGGCATCATCATTCACTGTTCCTGGTGCCATGAGCCTCATCACAATTCCAAGGGCTGTCCATGTAAGACATAATCTGCTGCCCCCTTTCTCTCTTCTTCCTGTCCAGGACAGAGGGCAGTAGTTGGATCAGCTCATGTCATGGCTGTCCAAGTCCTTGGTCCTGTAGAGTATAAGGCAATAGGCCATACTATGTACTAGTagaggtacaccagcagtatggCTGGTACTAGAGTAGTTGTTGGCTGATTTCAGCCTTGTACCTTAGGAGTATGTAGTAGGTAGAATTGTACCTTAGAAGGTACATGTATTGGTGTATATAAACCAGCCCAATGCAATGGAAGAAGGCAGTTCACTTGCCACTCATTCAGTTGCAGTTTCAGTTCAAGTCTGAAACTGTGTGTgctgtgtgtgtgtgctgtGGTAGCTCAGGGCTTTTCTTCTACCTTGGAgcaggggagagggagaggggaggagagCAGGTGCTGCTCACCTCGGTGCAGGGTTTCTGTGCCAacagtccactcaagaaggcagGCATCAGGCTGAAACAACAAGTGAAGGCCACCACCTTTTGCAGCAACAACAGGAGTTGAGGAAGAAGCGAATTAACTCAGTACACAGCATGCTGTAGAGGTGATGACACAACACCTGCAGCCCACAGTGCAATCATTGGCAGTCCAACAAACTATGCTGTCCCAGATGTTATCACAGTGAGTAACTTGTAGCTGACCATTGTCTTCTTCATCTTGCATTGTGAATAATGCAGCACACTTCAAGGCTGCATTTTGAGAAATGTATCCCACCATTGTCTTCTTCATCTTGTTGCAGGTAACAGATCCTGTTAATCTGTCACTTGATCATGGGCCTCTCCCTTCTTCATCTTTCATCGACAACAACCAGCCCACTTCAAGACCAGTTGCCCTCACCACAGCAACAAAACAAGGAAGGTCCAAGCGCAAAAATGGACCTAAAAAGAACAATGCCACTTCTGCAAAGAAGAGGAAAAATCCACCGAACAAGAAGAAAGATCCTGGTTCTGGTGGTGCACCAAATCTAATCTGATGGACATGGTGCAGTCATGAATCATTTTGTGAATAGCTTTTGGGTACATCTTTTGGGTACAGCTCTTGGTATAGCTTTTGGGACAGATAGATGGCGCACCCACACAGTTACAGACTTGCTGTGAACTGATGTGTGGCTGTGTTAATTTACTGAAGTCAGAATGTTAGTGTGACTTTCTGAGATGGGGCCTGGTGTGTATTATGTAATGGGTCCATAACTCTTGTTAAGTCAAATGATCTAGCCTTATATGCTATGGTAGCACCAAAACTTTGTATGGATGCTAACTGTCATCTGGAAATGATGATCAGTGACATTTCACTCTTTTTGCTTGTCTGATTTGTAGAATTGTATTATGCATGTTATTTGTCTGATCTGTGCAGCAAACCATACATATTAATTGCAGAaaactttaggccttgtttagtttaccccgaaatccaaaacgttttcaagattccctgtcacatcgaatcttgcggcacatgcatgaagcattaaatatagacgaaaacaaaaactaatcacacagctgtaaatcgtgagacgaatcttttaaccctagttagtctatgattggacaatatttaccacaaacaaacgaaagtgctacagtagtgaaatccaaaaaaattttcacatctaaacaaggccttagtcataCATAGCATTAGGAATAAGTACATTCATTTCACGGCCACTAAGGCTGTCAGCCTACACCGTAATGTTCATTTCTTGAACAGAACAAAGATAATGCACAACACAGCCAAAACACAGCTCGAAGGGGCTGCCATGGCGTGCTGGTGGAGAAGAATGAGAATGGGGTAAAGAGCTGGGTGCTGACCAAATGAGGACCACATACATAAAGGAGGTGCATAGAAATATGGCCAGGGGCAGACTGCGAAACAGCCTAGAAAGTGGCGGGAGATTTCCTGCCCTTTCCACCTGcatgccaacgtggctgtccaGGCTGGACAAAACAGGCTTGGAAATCTGGTTTTGGATGTAGATGATACATTTGGCAACTTGAAGGACCCGTAAACCTGGTTTCCTAAGTACATGGACCTAGATGAGACAGCAGGACAAGTTCAAGGACCTACAGTGGATTTTACTCTGGCAACAATATACATTTCAGTTAGCACATTAACCACATGATACTTATTGGGGCATGCCTACCTCATCCATGCTGGCATCCACGAAATTTTCAAGCCACTGCATGTAACAAAAAAAGGCATCAAACAAAGATGACACATAACCTGTTAATTGCAGCTGGTCACCAAATTCATACCTTAGTTTCACGTGATACCGTTTCATAGAACTTGACGTATTCTTGGTCACCTTGGTATGTCATGTAAGTTTTATGATACTCGCCCCAGCGTAGATACTGTCTCTGCACACAGAAAAGATTGCTAGTAAGAAACGGCTTGCTAGTAACAGCGCAAGTGGAATAAAACGCAGGTCCAGAAATGAAGTGCATCCATTACTAACTTATATgatactccctctattccaaattataagacgtttgacttttctagatacattgcttttaatttattatgcatctagacatagTGCACATCTAGTTGCATAGCAACAACTACGAATATAGAAAAGTCAAAGTACCTTTTTATtttggaatggagagagtacaTGACTATACCCTAGCACACTTAAATTTCTAGATACACCACTAAGTGACTTGCTCTTGTTATCAGCTCAGTGGTGAACACTGAGGAACAGCCTTTGCAAAGTCACCACTATTGGGGATAAACTAATCTAGGAGTCTCAGTCTACACTCTACAGGAGACGTACTATAGCCTTCCAAAAGCTCTATAATCCCAAATTAAAGTGGTATGGCCACAAAATACGGTTGTACAAGATAAATAATGAACACTGACATAGTTGCAAGGAGTAAAATTGCGTACATCATCACGAAGGACTAGGCGCTGGTAGTCCTGGAAGCCAACAAATCTGCAGCAATTGGGATCAAAGTACCATTCAAAATCTTTCTCATACCACTGAAAGTATTCCTCGTCCTCAAGAATGGCTGGAGGGTACTCCTGAATCAACTTTTCATCGTCCAGTTCCTCAAGCAGTGCTCCCTCTGATATCTATGGAAGGTGCAGAAAGTAAATTAAAACAAACCAGGGTGGAGGCATCAACTCAAATATGCAGAGAGTAACATTTGCATTGTCTTCCCACATCCCATAAGTATGAATAGATACCTTGTGAGCTCTGACGCGGTGCAGGGCGAGCCGTTCATTGAGCTTCTTAAGTTCTTGATCATCATAGAGAGACCAAAAttcgtcatcttcatcagggaGACTAAAGTTTAACTTGTCCAAATAAACGTGGATCTGTTCTCTGAGCTTAGCATCACTCCAATCGAGGCCTTCGATTTCTTCCTCATTGAAGACATGGACAATCTTGTCAGGTTGTTCCCCATGGTCCGATGTAACACCAACGGGATCTGTGGAAGCAAGCGAGCTCTGGATCTTTGCCTCCTTTTCAAGGGTCGGTTCGCTTGTTGTCACCACAGGAGAGGTTCTGTGGGCTTCTTCAGACCTGCCACTGTCCAGGCAGGTGGGCAGGACAGCTTGGTTAAGGTCATTCTGCAGCTCAACCTGTGCAGCAAACTCTGAGATTTTATCTGTAGCAACAGACGTTTCGGTATCACAGGAGGATTGCCC encodes:
- the LOC8080999 gene encoding uncharacterized protein LOC8080999, yielding MVCGARRQMESNPALDGDTSREPREASAAPYVWEGKSQETANSMMKQMRRKKKNRSPSPDLVIDGQSCDAVAVRTPKKQHSQTQSPPLACDASGCAQAASGEASVMLHGLSKSETNLIHDRMGQSSCDTETSVATDKISEFAAQVELQNDLNQAVLPTCLDSGRSEEAHRTSPVVTTSEPTLEKEAKIQSSLASTDPVGVTSDHGEQPDKIVHVFNEEEIEGLDWSDAKLREQIHVYLDKLNFSLPDEDDEFWSLYDDQELKKLNERLALHRVRAHKISEGALLEELDDEKLIQEYPPAILEDEEYFQWYEKDFEWYFDPNCCRFVGFQDYQRLVLRDDRQYLRWGEYHKTYMTYQGDQEYVKFYETVSRETKWLENFVDASMDEWLRYETLAMYKAMKIAAGCNNILPTLIHTGFNEYLWDVKCNGTYDDYASLYLEIWKRVAKEKMSFLSAVKEIHDQDMCSPCLIQMKIELGCAPTSGGLRTNYDRYLADLDGEVEQNEAHSIILEAVKKFVPKQKSYYDYVIKKLDIARKNGVIPL
- the LOC8080998 gene encoding uncharacterized protein LOC8080998, producing MKQVVGRVNNFVLYIDHYSQISDSISWDDVVLNPLAELPKVVSPVKLSEFYSNLPKKELDQGATSPCNADSTSVDTEDSEYADSDYDFKDGDDDLFVDNVDEEVVDVGSAKGKKAKKGKPPAGTSHGESSSPQHEDSSGLDGDLNLPDDSDGEGQVKLKFKSFNPDDLVNPTFKVGMVFSTVEVLRKNIREYSLKHRFDIRMPRNDRTRVGAHCAAGCPWTLYASNDSRTKAFMVRTYVGEHNCMKEWILKSYTAKWPSEKYTETFIADSKMTLGNFARIVQKDWNLTPSRSKLARAKRLTMDRIYGDELEQFNFLWDFGNELRRSNPGSTFYVGPNDGHFSHMYFSLDACKRGFLAGCSRHVIC